A single genomic interval of Granulicella tundricola MP5ACTX9 harbors:
- a CDS encoding helix-turn-helix domain-containing transcriptional regulator — protein MPTISHDESMAQVFREDPAYALDLLNSILEDGEPAELLIALRQMTKAFGGVQAVAESSGLNATQLYRTLSADGNPALSTLTAILKTMGLRLAVTPVKAA, from the coding sequence ATGCCGACAATCAGCCACGATGAATCCATGGCCCAGGTGTTTCGTGAGGACCCGGCCTATGCGCTTGATCTGCTCAACAGCATCCTGGAAGACGGTGAACCCGCAGAGTTGCTCATCGCCCTCCGCCAGATGACCAAGGCTTTTGGCGGCGTGCAAGCCGTCGCGGAATCATCCGGCTTGAACGCCACCCAGCTCTACCGGACCCTGTCAGCCGATGGCAATCCAGCCCTCAGCACCCTGACAGCGATCCTGAAAACCATGGGCCTGCGCCTTGCCGTCACGCCGGTGAAGGCTGCCTGA
- a CDS encoding type II toxin-antitoxin system RelE/ParE family toxin: MYEIEHYLTPEGRDLYQDWHRALRDSKAKQAVDRRIYRMEAGNFGDHKFCRDGVWELRVDVGPGYRVYYAMDGLQIVLLLCAGDKSSQSKDIDRACGYWRTERETRNHADNQPR; encoded by the coding sequence GTGTACGAGATTGAGCATTACCTCACACCGGAAGGCCGCGATCTCTACCAAGACTGGCACCGTGCGCTTCGAGACTCCAAGGCAAAACAGGCTGTCGATCGTCGTATCTACCGCATGGAAGCCGGGAACTTCGGGGACCATAAGTTCTGTAGAGATGGAGTTTGGGAGTTACGGGTCGATGTCGGTCCGGGTTATCGCGTGTACTACGCAATGGATGGTTTACAGATCGTCCTGTTGCTATGCGCCGGTGACAAATCATCCCAGTCAAAAGATATCGATCGCGCCTGCGGATACTGGCGTACAGAAAGGGAGACAAGAAATCATGCCGACAATCAGCCACGATGA
- a CDS encoding ABC transporter ATP-binding protein, translated as MAPIVELDNIRKAYDTKIAVEGLSLTIEPGTMFGLLGPNGSGKSSSIRMMIGITRPDSGTVRLFGKPFTRDALSRIGYLPEERGLYKKMRVLDQLVFLGQLHGLSSAVATARAKVWCERMQISEAIGKKTEELSKGMQQKIQFIAALLHDPDLIIMDEPFSGLDPVNATLLMDTLIDLRKQGKAILFSTHRMDQVEKLCDSIAIIFKGRLVLSGSMREIKAGYPANRLLVNYTGDASFLDHPAVERAKTYSGRAELVLSDPTAAQSILVEAIACGTSITRFEVVEPTLEEIFIETVGENVDA; from the coding sequence ATGGCCCCCATTGTTGAACTGGATAACATACGCAAGGCTTACGACACGAAGATTGCGGTCGAAGGGCTTTCTCTCACGATCGAGCCGGGCACGATGTTTGGGTTGCTGGGACCGAACGGGAGTGGGAAATCAAGCTCGATCCGGATGATGATTGGGATTACCCGGCCGGATTCGGGTACGGTGAGGCTATTCGGCAAGCCGTTTACGCGCGATGCGCTGAGCCGCATCGGATATCTGCCGGAGGAGCGTGGGCTCTACAAGAAGATGCGGGTGCTGGACCAGCTTGTATTTTTAGGGCAGTTGCATGGGTTGAGCTCGGCGGTGGCCACCGCGCGGGCGAAGGTCTGGTGCGAGCGGATGCAGATCTCGGAGGCCATCGGCAAGAAGACCGAGGAGCTTTCGAAGGGCATGCAGCAGAAGATTCAGTTCATCGCTGCGCTGCTTCACGATCCGGACCTGATCATCATGGATGAGCCCTTCAGCGGGCTGGACCCGGTGAATGCGACGCTATTGATGGATACGCTGATCGATCTGCGCAAGCAGGGCAAGGCGATTCTGTTCAGCACCCATCGCATGGACCAGGTGGAGAAGCTGTGCGATTCGATTGCGATCATCTTCAAGGGCAGGCTGGTGCTTTCGGGGTCGATGCGCGAGATCAAGGCTGGCTATCCAGCCAATCGGCTGCTGGTGAACTACACGGGTGATGCGAGCTTTCTGGATCATCCGGCGGTGGAGCGGGCGAAGACGTATTCAGGCCGTGCGGAGCTGGTGCTCTCCGATCCGACCGCAGCGCAGTCGATTCTGGTTGAGGCGATCGCGTGCGGCACATCCATTACGCGCTTTGAGGTGGTCGAGCCGACGCTGGAAGAGATCTTCATCGAGACGGTGGGGGAGAACGTCGATGCGTAG
- a CDS encoding ABC transporter permease, translating into MRRNLRNVGLIARREYLERIRTRAFLLATILIPLLMGGFVFGSGYLSTRTKSSAHVAIVSSDPVFSADLKQELTNGSKSSMTVDLLEPNPGVREGLSGRLKARNDLAGYLWVSPPADGSARPNFVYVPRSAGDIATQETLTNSIKDVLTRERLHKQGMGAAEIEDMMAPVEMDTSSTGSSKLAFGAAYVFFFLMYMVIMLYGMNTARSIIEEKTSRVFEVLLSTITPDEMLAGKILGVGAVGLTQIGVWMLAVGVLATTFAGMLPGGVSGHSVVSASQIAFFVAYFIFGFLLYSSIAAALGAMTNSEQELQQLNLFLVMPLAFCMLMIFVIVQAPNSTLARIVSLIPFCSPLLMNFRLSLTHVNPIEVVLSFVLMGLTIWGTLWLASRIYRVGILMYGKKPNLPEILRWLKYS; encoded by the coding sequence ATGCGTAGAAATCTGCGGAACGTTGGGCTGATCGCGCGGCGCGAGTACCTGGAGCGGATTCGCACGCGTGCGTTTCTGCTGGCGACAATCCTGATCCCACTGTTGATGGGCGGCTTCGTCTTCGGGTCCGGATATCTGTCGACGCGGACCAAGTCCTCGGCTCATGTGGCCATCGTCTCGAGCGATCCGGTCTTCTCCGCCGACCTGAAGCAGGAGCTTACCAACGGCAGCAAGAGCAGCATGACGGTGGATCTGCTGGAGCCGAATCCGGGTGTGCGCGAAGGGCTGAGCGGGCGGCTGAAGGCGAGGAACGATCTCGCTGGATACCTGTGGGTGAGCCCTCCGGCGGACGGCAGCGCACGCCCTAACTTTGTCTACGTTCCACGGTCTGCCGGCGACATTGCCACGCAGGAGACGTTGACCAACTCCATCAAGGATGTGTTGACGCGGGAGCGGCTGCACAAGCAGGGGATGGGGGCCGCCGAGATCGAGGATATGATGGCCCCTGTGGAGATGGATACCAGCTCCACCGGCAGCAGCAAGCTGGCGTTTGGCGCGGCTTATGTCTTCTTCTTCCTGATGTACATGGTGATCATGTTGTACGGGATGAACACGGCTCGCTCAATCATCGAAGAGAAGACCAGCCGGGTCTTTGAGGTGCTGCTTTCAACCATCACGCCGGACGAGATGCTGGCGGGTAAGATTCTGGGCGTGGGAGCCGTGGGGCTGACGCAGATCGGGGTGTGGATGCTGGCGGTGGGTGTGCTGGCGACGACCTTTGCGGGGATGCTGCCGGGCGGTGTGAGCGGGCACTCGGTTGTCAGTGCGAGCCAGATTGCGTTCTTTGTGGCTTATTTCATTTTTGGCTTTCTGCTGTACTCGTCGATCGCCGCGGCGCTTGGCGCGATGACGAACTCCGAGCAGGAGTTGCAGCAGCTCAACCTGTTCCTGGTAATGCCGCTGGCTTTCTGCATGCTGATGATCTTCGTGATCGTGCAGGCACCGAACTCGACGCTGGCGCGGATCGTTTCGTTGATTCCGTTCTGCAGCCCGCTGCTGATGAACTTCCGGCTCTCGCTGACGCATGTGAATCCGATTGAGGTGGTGCTGAGCTTCGTACTGATGGGCCTGACGATCTGGGGCACGCTGTGGCTGGCCAGCCGGATCTATCGCGTGGGCATCCTGATGTACGGCAAGAAGCCGAACCTGCCGGAGATTCTGCGCTGGTTGAAGTACAGCTAA
- a CDS encoding lysophospholipid acyltransferase family protein: protein MSYSRSQRVVLAVAPFVAAWVIRALGATLRYEDVAAPGVPPGGTIPGAKVYAFWHRSLLACAYYFRGQKIAILISRSFDGEIIARTVERLGFIAIRGSSTRGGSTALRQMVEHFKNGHQCAITADGPKGPPMIAKPGIVQVAELVDASYIGAFYALPKRAWVLKTWDSFVIPKPFSRVALTWPPLVMRSGEETLEELQVGVQAAMDEAVRLAEAWKAAD from the coding sequence GTGTCATACAGCCGTAGCCAACGTGTTGTGCTTGCCGTCGCACCGTTCGTGGCTGCGTGGGTGATTCGTGCGCTGGGCGCGACGCTGCGGTATGAGGACGTTGCCGCGCCTGGTGTGCCGCCGGGTGGAACGATTCCGGGAGCGAAGGTGTATGCGTTCTGGCATCGATCGTTGCTGGCGTGTGCGTACTACTTTCGAGGGCAGAAGATTGCCATCCTGATCTCGCGAAGCTTTGATGGCGAGATCATCGCCCGGACGGTGGAGCGGCTTGGTTTCATCGCGATTCGTGGGTCCTCGACGCGTGGTGGGTCGACGGCTTTGCGCCAGATGGTGGAGCACTTCAAGAACGGCCATCAATGCGCCATTACGGCGGACGGACCGAAGGGGCCGCCGATGATTGCCAAGCCCGGCATTGTGCAGGTCGCGGAGTTGGTGGACGCTTCGTACATCGGTGCGTTTTATGCGCTGCCGAAGCGTGCGTGGGTGCTGAAGACGTGGGACTCGTTCGTGATTCCGAAGCCGTTTTCGCGGGTTGCGCTGACCTGGCCTCCGCTGGTGATGCGGAGTGGGGAAGAGACGCTCGAGGAGTTACAGGTGGGCGTTCAGGCTGCGATGGACGAGGCTGTGCGGCTGGCTGAGGCGTGGAAGGCCGCGGACTGA
- the queA gene encoding tRNA preQ1(34) S-adenosylmethionine ribosyltransferase-isomerase QueA, which produces MLVSDFDYELPEELIAQTPPETRGASRMLRMDRASGALVDDSFASLPECLKAGDLLILNDTRVIPARLFGVRAGLHTQHNSPAPTGRIEVLLTSQISADDEGSTWETLVRPARKVQPGETLHFYDAERPSAPALTAEVLAAGEFGERTLRLIPADPQEPLTAILERIGHLPLPPYIYRPDEAPNTTADRERYQTVFAQPAGSAAAPTAGLHFTPEILAALKARGVEVQTLTLHVGLGTFQPVRAERTEDIRLHAEPYTLPAATAEAIQRAQAEGRRIVAVGTTVTRTLEHCAAIGNLAPHSGTTSLFLSPGHEFRVVGGLLTNFHLPQSTLVMLVSAFAGREATLAAYAHAVRERYRFFSYGDCMLIV; this is translated from the coding sequence GTGCTTGTCTCTGACTTCGATTACGAACTGCCTGAAGAGCTGATCGCCCAGACTCCGCCGGAGACGCGCGGCGCCAGCCGTATGCTGCGGATGGATCGTGCGTCAGGTGCGCTGGTCGATGATTCGTTTGCGAGTCTTCCGGAGTGTCTGAAGGCTGGCGATCTGCTGATTCTGAACGATACGCGGGTGATCCCGGCACGGCTGTTTGGTGTGCGTGCGGGATTGCATACACAGCACAATTCGCCTGCGCCTACGGGGCGGATTGAGGTGCTGCTGACCTCGCAGATCTCAGCAGATGACGAGGGGTCTACCTGGGAGACGTTGGTGCGGCCGGCGCGTAAGGTGCAGCCGGGGGAGACGCTCCATTTTTATGATGCGGAGCGGCCAAGTGCTCCGGCGTTGACAGCTGAGGTGCTGGCGGCGGGAGAGTTTGGCGAACGCACCTTGCGGCTCATACCCGCCGATCCGCAGGAGCCTCTGACGGCGATTCTGGAGCGGATTGGGCACCTCCCTTTGCCGCCTTACATTTATCGGCCCGATGAAGCGCCGAACACGACCGCCGACCGAGAACGCTACCAGACAGTGTTCGCGCAGCCTGCGGGCTCGGCTGCTGCGCCGACCGCGGGGCTGCACTTTACGCCGGAGATTCTGGCTGCGCTGAAGGCTCGTGGTGTCGAGGTGCAGACGTTGACGTTGCACGTTGGGCTGGGGACGTTCCAGCCGGTGCGTGCGGAGCGGACGGAGGATATACGGCTTCATGCCGAGCCTTATACGCTACCGGCGGCAACTGCTGAGGCGATCCAGCGGGCGCAGGCCGAAGGTCGGCGGATCGTCGCCGTGGGGACCACGGTGACGCGGACGCTGGAGCATTGTGCGGCGATTGGAAATCTTGCGCCGCACTCCGGGACGACGAGCCTGTTTCTCTCTCCGGGGCATGAGTTTCGGGTGGTTGGCGGGCTGCTGACGAACTTTCATCTGCCGCAATCGACGCTGGTGATGCTGGTGAGCGCGTTTGCGGGCAGGGAAGCCACCCTGGCCGCGTACGCGCATGCGGTGCGGGAGCGGTACCGGTTCTTCAGTTATGGAGATTGCATGTTGATCGTGTAA
- the polA gene encoding DNA polymerase I produces the protein MASAQTPGSKPPIYLLDSMAFIFRAYHAMQRQRPMSTRTGIPTAATYVFVNMINKLRKDFAPVYLAAVYDVGAPVHRNELATQLKDVKKFNIKTQQFETTEYGGYKANRVETPPDLIQQQPYIRRALEAFRIPILYYEGFEADDVIGTLSCKLSALGHHVYVVSSDKDMMQLVNDNVSILNPTKDNLILDPAGVEGILGVPPERVIDVMALRGDAIDNIPGAPGIGDKGSVELIQQFGTVEGALDRAEEVKKKTYRESLLNNRENIMLSKELVTIHTGVPIEYSIEAMRTQPVDNAACRELFSELEFTTLLKELAPAVDNTPLAFNLKATEADLTALLAAARETDPETGKVRGFSLAMFEDARALAEETAAEPAENVEEAEPAPAENMSLFGAPADETPAVVEEPKDAACRLGLAVAENAAIEVSIDFAGLRDALEDAALPKDLHDLKAVLRALEPHGITLAGVRDDVMLLSYLVNPTHGSHTLPDVVARFTNRALTPVVKGVVSPTLLPESANAIHRVAPILRKQVEEAGLVVHEIPKDDPALGGAVTHEMLFPPAAAPVVGKADGPLVKVYETIDLPLVPVLLRMEEAGVRIDPAVLNEMSSRLAVEIDNLAEKIYADSGHRFNINSPKQLGDVLFNKMDLPKPMKYGKGKVVSTAQDVLEELAENHPIAALVIEHRQLQKLKSTYLDQLPSLSDREGRIHTTFNQVGTATGRLSSTNPNLQNIPTRTAIGREIRAAFIAAPGNLLMSADYSQIELRLMAHFSQDPLLLNAYRTGQDIHTLTAAEVFGVDAETMDKETRARAKAVNFGIVYGISPFGLAAQLGIDQKVARTYIETYYDRYKGIKRFIDETLETVRLAGAVSTHFGRVRPIPDIQSRNPNMRGFAERTAINTPLQGTAADLIKLAMISLDREIRARGLKSRMTLQVHDELLFDVVPSEAEEMQTLVQHEMENVAEFSIPIVADIGLGDNWRDIK, from the coding sequence ATGGCAAGCGCACAAACACCAGGCTCCAAACCGCCGATCTACCTGCTCGATTCAATGGCCTTCATCTTCCGCGCGTACCACGCGATGCAGCGGCAGCGGCCCATGTCGACGCGCACCGGGATTCCGACTGCGGCGACCTACGTCTTCGTCAACATGATCAACAAGTTGCGCAAGGACTTTGCGCCCGTGTACCTGGCTGCGGTGTATGACGTGGGCGCGCCGGTACATCGCAATGAGCTTGCGACGCAGTTGAAGGACGTCAAGAAGTTCAACATCAAGACGCAGCAGTTTGAGACGACGGAGTATGGCGGATACAAGGCCAATCGTGTCGAGACGCCGCCTGACCTGATCCAGCAACAGCCTTATATCCGGCGGGCTCTTGAGGCGTTCCGGATACCCATTCTGTACTACGAGGGCTTCGAGGCGGACGACGTCATCGGGACGTTGTCGTGCAAGCTCTCCGCGCTGGGGCATCATGTGTATGTCGTGAGCTCGGACAAGGACATGATGCAGTTGGTCAATGACAACGTGTCCATCCTGAACCCGACGAAGGACAATTTGATTCTCGATCCGGCTGGCGTTGAGGGCATCCTTGGCGTGCCGCCGGAGCGGGTGATCGATGTGATGGCGCTGCGCGGGGATGCGATCGACAACATCCCGGGTGCGCCGGGGATCGGGGACAAGGGATCGGTGGAGCTGATCCAGCAGTTTGGGACGGTGGAGGGTGCGCTGGACCGCGCGGAGGAGGTCAAAAAAAAGACCTATCGCGAGTCGCTGCTGAACAACCGCGAGAACATCATGCTCTCGAAGGAACTGGTGACGATTCATACGGGCGTGCCGATCGAGTACTCGATTGAGGCGATGCGGACGCAGCCGGTGGACAACGCCGCGTGCCGTGAGCTGTTCTCCGAGCTGGAGTTTACGACGCTGTTGAAGGAGCTTGCTCCTGCGGTCGACAACACTCCGCTAGCGTTCAACCTGAAGGCGACTGAGGCCGATCTGACGGCGCTGCTGGCGGCTGCTCGCGAGACCGATCCGGAGACAGGGAAGGTGCGTGGCTTCTCGCTGGCGATGTTTGAGGATGCTCGTGCGCTTGCCGAAGAAACAGCAGCTGAGCCTGCGGAGAACGTGGAAGAGGCTGAGCCTGCTCCGGCGGAGAATATGTCGTTGTTCGGCGCTCCCGCTGACGAGACGCCTGCGGTTGTTGAAGAACCGAAGGATGCTGCTTGCCGGCTGGGGCTGGCTGTCGCCGAGAATGCGGCGATTGAGGTTTCGATCGACTTTGCAGGGCTGCGGGATGCGCTGGAGGATGCGGCGCTGCCGAAGGATCTGCACGATCTAAAGGCCGTGCTGCGTGCGCTGGAGCCGCATGGAATTACGCTCGCCGGGGTGCGGGACGATGTGATGCTCCTCAGCTATCTGGTGAACCCGACGCATGGCTCGCACACGCTGCCGGATGTGGTGGCGCGGTTTACGAATCGTGCGCTGACGCCGGTGGTCAAGGGTGTCGTCTCGCCTACGCTGCTGCCGGAGTCTGCCAATGCGATCCATCGCGTCGCGCCTATTCTGCGTAAGCAGGTGGAAGAGGCCGGGCTGGTGGTGCATGAGATTCCCAAGGACGATCCGGCGCTGGGTGGCGCGGTCACGCACGAGATGCTGTTTCCCCCTGCGGCTGCGCCCGTGGTGGGTAAGGCTGATGGGCCGCTGGTGAAGGTGTACGAGACGATCGACCTGCCGCTGGTGCCGGTGCTGCTGCGGATGGAAGAGGCGGGCGTGCGCATCGATCCAGCGGTGCTGAACGAGATGAGCAGCCGGCTCGCGGTGGAGATCGATAACCTGGCGGAGAAGATCTATGCTGACTCCGGGCATCGCTTCAACATCAACTCGCCGAAGCAGCTTGGCGATGTGCTGTTCAACAAGATGGATCTGCCGAAGCCGATGAAGTACGGCAAGGGCAAGGTAGTTTCGACCGCGCAGGATGTGCTCGAGGAGCTTGCGGAGAATCATCCGATTGCCGCGCTGGTGATCGAGCATCGTCAGTTGCAGAAGTTGAAGTCGACCTACCTGGATCAACTGCCTTCGCTGTCGGACCGCGAAGGGCGCATCCACACGACGTTCAACCAGGTGGGCACGGCAACGGGGCGGCTATCAAGCACGAATCCCAACCTTCAGAACATTCCCACGCGCACGGCTATCGGGCGGGAGATCCGGGCGGCGTTCATTGCGGCTCCTGGGAATCTATTGATGTCGGCGGACTACTCGCAGATTGAGCTGCGGCTGATGGCGCACTTCTCGCAGGACCCGCTGCTGCTGAACGCCTACCGGACGGGGCAGGATATCCATACCCTGACCGCAGCCGAGGTCTTCGGCGTGGACGCGGAGACGATGGACAAGGAGACGCGTGCGCGTGCGAAGGCCGTGAACTTCGGCATCGTTTACGGCATCAGTCCGTTTGGGCTGGCGGCGCAACTGGGGATCGACCAGAAGGTGGCGCGGACGTATATCGAGACGTACTACGACCGCTACAAGGGCATCAAGCGCTTCATCGACGAGACGCTCGAGACGGTGCGGCTGGCCGGTGCGGTGAGTACCCACTTCGGGCGTGTGCGGCCGATCCCAGATATCCAATCGCGCAACCCGAACATGCGCGGCTTTGCGGAGCGCACGGCGATCAACACGCCGCTGCAGGGCACGGCGGCGGACCTGATCAAGCTGGCGATGATCTCGCTGGATCGTGAGATCCGGGCTCGTGGGCTGAAGTCGCGGATGACGTTGCAGGTGCATGACGAACTGCTCTTCGACGTCGTGCCGTCCGAGGCTGAGGAGATGCAGACGTTGGTGCAGCATGAGATGGAAAACGTGGCTGAGTTCTCCATCCCTATCGTGGCGGATATCGGGCTGGGGGATAACTGGCGGGATATCAAGTAG
- a CDS encoding energy transducer TonB: MGLTLPFICRIAALTLLLPGFAVLRASAQTVPPLASASTASDPRLAAAELLIGRALFLRGFYGASELSYDASGHVQGAPPRMDWTLTGFDLQAVTQPKADVLLLNGIRVAIRYNPDAHTFDRHPLKGEAVHIQIAEAETVQALKTTLAAIFSTGIDPALQRSTPEFWRHYFEPSLAWSKDAASPDSLLDTPVLGVGGKLPPNVSAPVPDSQPRPDYTSAARQDRVQGTVVLRVVVGVDGSPHRITIVRPLGYGLDAKAAEALSHWHFRPGMQDGKSVAVEMTVNQEFSLATPMK; this comes from the coding sequence ATGGGCCTTACGCTCCCTTTTATCTGCCGGATCGCTGCACTCACCCTCTTGTTGCCGGGGTTCGCGGTCTTGCGGGCCAGCGCCCAGACGGTTCCTCCCCTAGCCTCAGCAAGCACAGCATCCGATCCGCGCCTGGCGGCGGCGGAGCTTCTTATCGGTCGCGCCCTGTTCCTGCGCGGCTTTTACGGCGCTTCAGAGTTGAGTTATGACGCCTCCGGCCACGTACAGGGAGCGCCTCCTCGGATGGACTGGACCCTCACTGGCTTCGATCTGCAGGCGGTCACACAGCCCAAAGCGGATGTGCTGTTGCTGAACGGGATTCGTGTCGCCATCCGCTATAACCCTGATGCCCATACCTTTGATCGGCATCCGCTGAAGGGTGAGGCTGTTCACATCCAGATCGCTGAAGCGGAGACCGTTCAGGCCCTCAAGACCACATTGGCTGCGATCTTCTCCACCGGAATCGATCCGGCTTTGCAGCGGTCCACGCCGGAGTTCTGGCGGCATTACTTTGAGCCGTCGCTGGCCTGGAGCAAGGATGCGGCCAGCCCGGATTCGCTGCTCGATACACCGGTTCTGGGTGTGGGCGGAAAGCTCCCGCCGAACGTCAGTGCACCCGTTCCCGACAGCCAGCCTCGCCCGGACTACACCTCCGCCGCCCGGCAGGATCGGGTGCAGGGGACCGTCGTCTTGCGGGTGGTTGTTGGCGTTGACGGCAGTCCGCACAGGATTACGATCGTCCGGCCCCTGGGGTACGGATTGGACGCGAAGGCCGCCGAGGCTCTCTCCCACTGGCACTTCAGACCTGGAATGCAGGATGGAAAGTCGGTGGCCGTGGAGATGACCGTAAATCAGGAGTTCAGTCTTGCAACGCCGATGAAGTAG
- a CDS encoding ComEA family DNA-binding protein, translating to MRFFRHTLAAAVFLLTPLMFSQAKPATPAAAAAASADKLDINTATLGQLKALPGIGDAYAARIVKGRPYAMKTQLTQKGIIPDATYSKIKDMIIAKQAGK from the coding sequence ATGCGCTTTTTCCGCCACACGCTCGCCGCTGCCGTCTTCCTTCTTACCCCGCTGATGTTCTCGCAGGCCAAGCCCGCCACGCCGGCTGCTGCCGCCGCGGCCTCGGCTGACAAGCTCGATATCAACACCGCTACGCTCGGTCAGTTGAAGGCGCTGCCGGGGATCGGCGATGCGTACGCCGCGCGGATCGTCAAGGGCCGTCCGTACGCGATGAAGACGCAGTTGACCCAGAAGGGCATCATTCCGGATGCGACTTACTCGAAGATCAAGGACATGATTATTGCGAAACAGGCGGGTAAGTAG
- a CDS encoding DUF4397 domain-containing protein, translating to MPHLPRETMTALRSKTLSFRAIPNKRQVLSAVSLAGLVGLPGCSAVTGNPVVSLIRIVDASSNSNGIDVYQGSGALAYNLGLGTITTYVPVTPGTYNINVDAAGGKTQLATVLGSFGPNAQYTVVVGDNSTVLGETVLKDQSVPAPSGQVALRFIHQSSAGGAVDIYLIPNGSTISQVKPILTGVTFGTNTGYLNEPAGTYTLAAVPTGTVPSATTATSYSGNAVVYGSGTAKTIVLINQPLLTTPGIQVVMADDFDPATATS from the coding sequence ATGCCCCATCTGCCTCGGGAGACCATGACCGCGCTAAGGTCCAAAACTCTATCTTTTCGTGCAATTCCCAACAAACGCCAGGTTCTAAGCGCTGTTTCGCTTGCCGGGCTGGTGGGTTTGCCCGGATGCTCCGCTGTGACGGGGAATCCGGTCGTTTCGCTGATTCGCATCGTGGATGCGTCCTCGAACTCCAATGGAATCGACGTTTACCAGGGTTCGGGCGCGTTGGCCTACAACCTGGGACTGGGTACGATTACGACGTATGTGCCTGTAACGCCAGGGACTTACAACATCAACGTGGACGCCGCCGGAGGCAAAACGCAGCTTGCGACGGTGCTTGGATCGTTCGGTCCGAACGCGCAATATACGGTGGTGGTGGGGGATAATTCGACCGTGCTGGGCGAGACGGTTTTGAAGGATCAGTCGGTTCCCGCGCCCTCCGGGCAGGTGGCTCTGCGGTTCATTCACCAGTCCTCTGCGGGTGGCGCGGTGGACATTTATCTGATTCCCAATGGGTCCACGATCTCGCAGGTCAAGCCTATCCTGACCGGGGTTACGTTCGGGACGAATACGGGCTATCTCAATGAGCCTGCAGGGACTTATACGCTGGCAGCGGTGCCCACGGGGACGGTTCCTTCGGCGACCACGGCGACCTCCTACAGCGGCAACGCGGTCGTTTACGGGAGCGGAACGGCGAAGACTATCGTGCTGATCAACCAGCCTTTGCTCACGACTCCAGGGATTCAGGTGGTGATGGCTGACGATTTCGACCCGGCGACTGCCACGTCCTAA